From a single Stigmatopora nigra isolate UIUO_SnigA chromosome 21, RoL_Snig_1.1, whole genome shotgun sequence genomic region:
- the aard gene encoding alanine- and arginine-rich domain-containing protein: MDRDSHSEDTLSTMVLENIKNKLIDAFRTSGKSRDDLREDVSMREKQLSVRKCRQANEELRRAQIDGAITWLRSELLEMRSQDLQLAQTLLGLNTEIQRMRRESFGGLEDAGDDQQ; encoded by the exons ATGGACCGTGACAGCCATAGTGAGGACACCTTGTCCACTATGGTCTTAGAGAACATCAAGAATAAACTAATTGACGCATTCAGAACAAGTGGAAAATCCAGAGATGACCTGCGAGAGGATGTCAGCATGCGGGAGAAACAACTCAGCGTCAGAAAGTGTCGGCAAGCCAACGAGGAGCTGAGACGGGCGCAGATAGACGGCGCTATCACATGGCTAAGATCTGAACTG TTGGAGATGCGTTCGCAAGACCTTCAACTGGCTCAAACACTTTTGGGCCTCAACACAGAGATCCAAAGAATGAGGAGAGAAAGTTTTGGAGGTTTGGAGGACGCAGGAGACGATCAGCAGTAA
- the utp23 gene encoding rRNA-processing protein UTP23 homolog, translating into MKIKRQKQAKKTLSFYKYNFNFREPHQILIDGTFCQAALKNQIQIKEQMPKYLMGEVHLCTTNCALKELETLGKELYGAKIILQRYQVRNCQHFKKPVSTSECLLSMLEDGNPHHYFIATQDLTLTNGLKKYPNVPLLYIVHNTMVLEKPSQLSLDHVQAVHLGELVSPAEQQSIQSLKAEQGIVQKNGERRGMKRKRKPHNPNPLSCLKKKKKKSGPTPPRKKTEEGQKKTRSRHKKNKTQGEPNGSTASTPLIQNS; encoded by the exons ATGAAGATTAAGCGACAGAAACAGGCCAAGAAAACGTTGTCAttttacaaatataattttaattttcggGAACCTCATCAAATCCTCATTGACGGAACCTTTTGTCAAGCGGCATTGAAGAACCAGATTCAAATCAAAGAGCAAATGCCCAAGTATCTAATGGGCGAAGTACATCTCTGCACCACTAA ctGCGCTTTGAAAGAACTGGAGACTCTGGGGAAAGAACTTTATGGTGCTAAAATAATTCTACAAAGGTATCAAGTGAGGAAttgtcaacattttaaaaaaccaGTTTCAACTTCAGAGTGTCTGCTTTCCATGTTGGAGGACGGAAACCCACATCACTACTTTATTGCAACACAG gactTAACGCTGACAAATGGtctaaaaaaatacccaaacgTACCCCTGCTTTACATCGTCCACAACACGATGGTGCTGGAAAAACCAAGCCAGCTGTCTCTCGACCATGTCCAAGCTGTCCACCTGGGTGAACTTGTGAGTCCGGCGGAACAGCAGAGCATCCAAAGCCTAAAAGCGGAACAGGGCATTGTTCAGAAAAATGGAGAGAGACGGGGCatgaagagaaagagaaagccaCACAACCCAAACCCCTTGAGCTgtctaaagaagaagaagaagaaaagtggGCCGACACCACCCCGTAAAAAAACTGAGGAAGGTCAGAAAAAAACCCGGAGTAGACACAAGAAGAATAAAACCCAAGGAGAACCTAATGGATCCACTGCATCTACTCCTTTGATTCAAAattcataa